The Populus trichocarpa isolate Nisqually-1 chromosome 11, P.trichocarpa_v4.1, whole genome shotgun sequence genome has a segment encoding these proteins:
- the LOC7482989 gene encoding uncharacterized protein LOC7482989 isoform X1: MEDIGLVKRGRKWLQTQKHAYWRAKTTVGCWRDKIGMFIERHWPMVCNGCARFGRLMRLLLIYWKDCVVRGFNSVIKLGSAALLLIMWSCFLSLTSMSSLLYVLLCMGAAGAAVQYLGYTPGLFIVGLFAILILWMYANFLITGTLFIVGGYLFSQNHARLVVLMATIYAIYCVKVRVGWHGVFLSINLTFFSNDILNFLLQWCDNVRESTQFEEHKETETVLEDEFFSEECEFSIPADESEKVQSCKSSSKPAASASVVNNQKESSARKVVVEEETSSADEMKRILDSGGHYEALGFPRHKRIDVAILKKEYRKKAMLVHPDKNMGSPLASESFKKLQCAYEVLSDSVKKRDYDEQLRKEESRSRSVCEKSHSTSRQDNSDYCSEESRWIHCTKCGNSHIWVCTNRNKAKARWCQDCRQYHQAKDGDGWVEYKGSLIFDKPQKMEIPRAFVCGESKIFDVSEWAICQGMLCRPNTHRPSFHVNMVGLEKTKWSNSSKYPWDLDAEMMDEKEEEFEVRLQQAFGRFCETSKRRKSWSPFKLPQKKGKKQWRRTST; the protein is encoded by the exons ATGGAGGATATTGGGCTGGTTAAGCGTGGGCGGAAATGGCTGCAAACGCAGAAACATGCCTATTGGCGGGCGAAAACTACAGTGGGGTGTTGGCGGGACAAGATTGGTATGTTTATAGAGAGGCATTGGCCTATGGTGTGCAATGGATGTGCAAGATTTGGAAGATTGATGCGTTTGTTGTTGATTTATTGGAAAGATTGTGTTGTGAGGGGTTTTAATTCAGTTATCAAATTGGGTTCGGCGGCTTTGCTTCTTATAATGTGGAGTTGCTTTCTTAGTCTCACTTCAATGTCTTCCTTGCTTTATGTACTACTTTGTATg GGAGCTGCGGGAGCTGCTGTTCAGTATTTGGGCTACACTCCTGGACTTTTTATTGTAGGACTGTttgctattttaattttatggatgTATGCTAACTTTTTGATAACTGGAACATTATTTATAGTTGGAG GTTATTTGTTCTCTCAAAATCATGCACGGCTAGTAGTCTTAATGGCGACTATATATGCTATTTATTGTGTGAAAGTTCGAGTTGGATGGCATGGTGTTTTCCTATCAATAAACCTAACATTTTTCTCAAACGATATTTTAAATTTCCTGCTTCAATGGTGTGATAATGTCAGGGAAAGCACCCAATTTGAAGAACACAAGGAAACTGAAACAGTTCTGGAAGATGAGTTTTTTTCTGAGGAATGTGAATTCTCGATTCCTGCTGATGAATCTGAGAAGGTGCAGTCATGCAAATCATCTAGCAAACCAGCTGCAAGCGCGTCTGTTGTGAATAACCAAAAAGAGTCTTCTGCTAGAAAAGTAGttgtagaagaagaaacaaGCTCAGCTGATGAGATGAAAAGAATATTAGATAGTGGAGGTCATTATGAAGCACTGGGATTTCCTCGCCACAAGCGAATTGATGTTGCAATTTTGAAGAAGGAATACCGGAAAAAG GCCATGCTTGTCCATCCTGATAAAAATATGGGAAGCCCTTTAGCAAGTGAATCATTTAAGAAACTTCAATGTGCTTATGAG GTTTTGTCTGATTCTGTGAAGAAGAGGGACTATGATGAGCAATTGAGAAAGGAAGAATCTAGGAGTAGGAGTGTATGCGAGAAATCCCATAGTACTTCACGTCAG GATAATTCAGATTACTGCTCTGAGGAATCGAGGTGGATACATTGCACCAAGTGTGGCAATTCACATATATGGGTGTGTACTAATAGGAATAAGGCCAAGGCAAGATGGTGCCAG GATTGCCGCCAATATCATCAAGCCAAGGATGGAGATGGATGGGTTGAATATAAAGGCTCATTGATCTTTGACAAGCCTCAGAAG ATGGAAATTCCGCGTGCATTTGTTTGTGGTGAGAGCAAAATCTTTGATGTATCAGAATGGGCTATTTGCCAG GGGATGCTATGCAGGCCCAACACCCATAGGCCAAGCTTCCATGTAAACATGGTTGGCTTGGAGAAGACAAAATGGTCCAACTCAAGCAAATATCCATGGGATTTGGATGCTGAAATGATGGAtgagaaggaagaagaatttGAGGTGAGGCTTCAGCAGGCTTTTGGCCGTTTTTGTGAGACCTCCAAACGTAGAAAGAGTTGGAGTCCTTTTAAGTTGCCccaaaagaaagggaagaagcAATGGCGAAGAACATCAACTTGA
- the LOC7482989 gene encoding uncharacterized protein LOC7482989 isoform X2, with amino-acid sequence MEDIGLVKRGRKWLQTQKHAYWRAKTTVGCWRDKIGMFIERHWPMVCNGCARFGRLMRLLLIYWKDCVVRGFNSVIKLGSAALLLIMWSCFLSLTSMSSLLYVLLCMGAAGAAVQYLGYTPGLFIVGLFAILILWMYANFLITGTLFIVGGYLFSQNHARLVVLMATIYAIYCVKVRVGWHGVFLSINLTFFSNDILNFLLQWCDNVRESTQFEEHKETETVLEDEFFSEECEFSIPADESEKVQSCKSSSKPAASASVVNNQKESSARKVVVEEETSSADEMKRILDSGGHYEALGFPRHKRIDVAILKKEYRKKAMLVHPDKNMGSPLASESFKKLQCAYEVLSDSVKKRDYDEQLRKEESRSRSVCEKSHSTSRQDNSDYCSEESRWIHCTKCGNSHIWVCTNRNKAKARWCQDCRQYHQAKDGDGWVEYKGSLIFDKPQKGMLCRPNTHRPSFHVNMVGLEKTKWSNSSKYPWDLDAEMMDEKEEEFEVRLQQAFGRFCETSKRRKSWSPFKLPQKKGKKQWRRTST; translated from the exons ATGGAGGATATTGGGCTGGTTAAGCGTGGGCGGAAATGGCTGCAAACGCAGAAACATGCCTATTGGCGGGCGAAAACTACAGTGGGGTGTTGGCGGGACAAGATTGGTATGTTTATAGAGAGGCATTGGCCTATGGTGTGCAATGGATGTGCAAGATTTGGAAGATTGATGCGTTTGTTGTTGATTTATTGGAAAGATTGTGTTGTGAGGGGTTTTAATTCAGTTATCAAATTGGGTTCGGCGGCTTTGCTTCTTATAATGTGGAGTTGCTTTCTTAGTCTCACTTCAATGTCTTCCTTGCTTTATGTACTACTTTGTATg GGAGCTGCGGGAGCTGCTGTTCAGTATTTGGGCTACACTCCTGGACTTTTTATTGTAGGACTGTttgctattttaattttatggatgTATGCTAACTTTTTGATAACTGGAACATTATTTATAGTTGGAG GTTATTTGTTCTCTCAAAATCATGCACGGCTAGTAGTCTTAATGGCGACTATATATGCTATTTATTGTGTGAAAGTTCGAGTTGGATGGCATGGTGTTTTCCTATCAATAAACCTAACATTTTTCTCAAACGATATTTTAAATTTCCTGCTTCAATGGTGTGATAATGTCAGGGAAAGCACCCAATTTGAAGAACACAAGGAAACTGAAACAGTTCTGGAAGATGAGTTTTTTTCTGAGGAATGTGAATTCTCGATTCCTGCTGATGAATCTGAGAAGGTGCAGTCATGCAAATCATCTAGCAAACCAGCTGCAAGCGCGTCTGTTGTGAATAACCAAAAAGAGTCTTCTGCTAGAAAAGTAGttgtagaagaagaaacaaGCTCAGCTGATGAGATGAAAAGAATATTAGATAGTGGAGGTCATTATGAAGCACTGGGATTTCCTCGCCACAAGCGAATTGATGTTGCAATTTTGAAGAAGGAATACCGGAAAAAG GCCATGCTTGTCCATCCTGATAAAAATATGGGAAGCCCTTTAGCAAGTGAATCATTTAAGAAACTTCAATGTGCTTATGAG GTTTTGTCTGATTCTGTGAAGAAGAGGGACTATGATGAGCAATTGAGAAAGGAAGAATCTAGGAGTAGGAGTGTATGCGAGAAATCCCATAGTACTTCACGTCAG GATAATTCAGATTACTGCTCTGAGGAATCGAGGTGGATACATTGCACCAAGTGTGGCAATTCACATATATGGGTGTGTACTAATAGGAATAAGGCCAAGGCAAGATGGTGCCAG GATTGCCGCCAATATCATCAAGCCAAGGATGGAGATGGATGGGTTGAATATAAAGGCTCATTGATCTTTGACAAGCCTCAGAAG GGGATGCTATGCAGGCCCAACACCCATAGGCCAAGCTTCCATGTAAACATGGTTGGCTTGGAGAAGACAAAATGGTCCAACTCAAGCAAATATCCATGGGATTTGGATGCTGAAATGATGGAtgagaaggaagaagaatttGAGGTGAGGCTTCAGCAGGCTTTTGGCCGTTTTTGTGAGACCTCCAAACGTAGAAAGAGTTGGAGTCCTTTTAAGTTGCCccaaaagaaagggaagaagcAATGGCGAAGAACATCAACTTGA